In Providencia rettgeri, the following proteins share a genomic window:
- a CDS encoding helix-turn-helix domain-containing protein, which yields MTMQETELLNSVLKELAEIKNMLARSSGADKVNLEKVMLNIDDCAELTGLSKGHLYKLTSQNVIPFYKPNGCRIYFKREEVIDWLQSNRVKTNTEISKEVSSRIIRGQRN from the coding sequence ATGACTATGCAAGAGACAGAGTTGCTTAATAGTGTTTTGAAAGAACTGGCTGAGATAAAAAACATGCTCGCTAGATCGTCAGGAGCAGACAAAGTTAATTTGGAAAAGGTAATGCTGAACATTGATGACTGTGCTGAGCTGACAGGGTTGTCAAAAGGTCATTTATACAAGTTAACCAGTCAAAATGTTATTCCGTTTTACAAACCAAATGGTTGTCGGATTTATTTTAAGCGGGAAGAAGTGATCGATTGGCTACAGTCCAACCGGGTCAAGACAAACACAGAAATTTCAAAGGAAGTGAGTTCGAGAATAATCAGGGGCCAAAGAAATTAA
- a CDS encoding site-specific integrase — protein MKVSIEKRQPDREGKRSLRLVYYYGSNVEDGQRKLKRSHEPLDIFIYDKPRSPAEREHNKEALRIAEAVRSKRLLESETSKHKLEDRTKLSASFFDYYDSVTDSKASGSKSNYSIWVSAGHHLRRYHGRAELTFEDIDRAFLEGFKTYLLKSATTKSDQLLSRNTVSSYFNKIRAALNQAYQEGIIRDNPVRTVKSVKPETNQRVYLTLEEIKAMAKAECRYDVLKRAFLFSCTTGLRWSDIQKLVWSEVEEFEQGHFRIIFKQKKIQNRGTALQYLDLPDSAVRLMGERKDNDERVFKALRYSSYTNVALLHWAMLAGITKHVTFHAGRHSFAVNQLARGLDIYSLSRLLGHSELKTTEIYADILDQRRRDAMRSFPDIFADSL, from the coding sequence ATGAAAGTATCTATCGAAAAGCGACAGCCAGACCGCGAAGGAAAACGCTCTTTGCGCTTGGTATATTACTACGGTTCCAACGTTGAAGACGGGCAACGTAAACTGAAACGTTCACACGAGCCACTAGACATCTTCATCTATGACAAACCGCGCTCTCCAGCAGAGCGAGAGCACAATAAAGAAGCTTTAAGGATCGCTGAAGCTGTGCGATCTAAGAGACTGCTTGAAAGCGAGACATCAAAGCATAAGCTGGAGGATCGAACTAAACTCTCTGCCAGTTTCTTCGATTATTACGATTCAGTTACCGATAGCAAAGCTTCTGGCAGTAAATCCAATTATTCAATTTGGGTCTCAGCCGGACATCATCTGAGACGCTACCATGGGCGAGCAGAACTCACATTCGAAGATATTGATAGAGCCTTTCTTGAGGGTTTTAAAACTTATCTTTTGAAAAGTGCAACGACGAAATCTGATCAACTGCTGTCAAGAAATACAGTAAGCAGTTACTTCAATAAAATAAGGGCGGCCCTGAATCAGGCATACCAAGAGGGGATTATCAGAGATAACCCTGTTCGGACGGTGAAAAGCGTTAAACCAGAAACAAACCAAAGGGTTTATCTGACTCTGGAAGAGATAAAAGCTATGGCAAAAGCTGAATGTCGCTATGACGTGCTTAAACGAGCCTTTCTGTTTAGCTGCACAACAGGACTGCGCTGGTCTGACATACAGAAGCTAGTTTGGTCAGAAGTGGAAGAATTTGAGCAAGGCCATTTTCGAATCATTTTTAAGCAGAAAAAAATCCAGAATAGAGGAACGGCACTTCAATACCTCGACTTACCAGATTCAGCGGTAAGGTTGATGGGAGAGCGCAAGGATAACGATGAACGCGTGTTTAAAGCATTGCGATACAGCAGCTATACCAACGTAGCGCTACTTCATTGGGCAATGCTTGCTGGAATAACCAAGCATGTAACTTTCCATGCCGGTCGCCACTCGTTTGCAGTTAACCAGCTTGCGCGGGGCTTAGATATTTATTCATTATCACGCTTGCTGGGCCACAGTGAACTGAAAACAACTGAGATTTATGCTGATATCTTAGATCAAAGAAGAAGGGACGCAATGCGGAGCTTTCCTGATATTTTTGCCGACAGTCTTTAA